Proteins from a single region of Acidianus ambivalens:
- a CDS encoding nucleotidyltransferase domain-containing protein, whose protein sequence is MSKDYAEILKMMYEERKEILHNIEKYLKEIKEAVIEKDPDAKVILFGSFIRGNFRPDSDIDILIISEKYGDNPHKYAELVNYIRDKIQHYSLFEFHVVTRRTYENWYKKFIDVYKEI, encoded by the coding sequence TTGTCTAAAGACTATGCAGAAATCCTAAAAATGATGTATGAAGAAAGGAAAGAAATCCTACATAATATTGAGAAATATTTGAAGGAGATTAAAGAAGCTGTTATAGAAAAGGATCCTGACGCTAAGGTTATCTTATTTGGTAGTTTTATTAGGGGAAATTTTAGGCCCGATAGTGATATTGATATTCTTATAATTTCTGAAAAATATGGTGATAATCCTCATAAATACGCTGAACTTGTAAATTATATTAGAGATAAAATACAACATTATTCTCTATTTGAGTTTCACGTAGTTACTAGGAGAACTTACGAGAATTGGTATAAGAAATTCATAGATGTATATAAGGAAATTTAG
- a CDS encoding YkgJ family cysteine cluster protein, translated as MNADEVNILTKRALRADVESLRKIVNFLSQYNVPIAKFAIYSIIYQFAMNNVIDLGKECETCGGKCCKAGYPVPVYDYDFKEMKKNIKDLRLEKKNGFYLLPRPCQFQKDWVCTINSFKPYACLSYPFATEDEQEDLLKSYDGNGVPDFRVPEFCIAGKKVKEFMNKIVDELRKEKGREPTPTELLEKIISLYERKG; from the coding sequence ATGAACGCTGATGAAGTAAATATTCTTACAAAGAGAGCCTTAAGGGCTGACGTTGAAAGTTTGAGAAAAATTGTGAATTTTCTTAGTCAATACAACGTACCTATAGCTAAGTTTGCTATTTATTCAATAATTTACCAATTTGCTATGAACAACGTAATAGATCTGGGAAAGGAATGTGAGACTTGTGGCGGAAAATGTTGTAAAGCAGGTTATCCAGTTCCAGTTTATGATTACGATTTTAAGGAAATGAAGAAGAATATAAAGGACTTGCGTTTGGAAAAGAAAAACGGTTTCTATTTGTTACCAAGACCCTGTCAGTTTCAGAAGGACTGGGTTTGTACTATAAATTCTTTTAAACCTTACGCATGTTTATCTTATCCCTTTGCTACAGAAGACGAGCAGGAAGACTTGTTAAAAAGCTATGACGGTAACGGTGTTCCTGACTTTAGAGTTCCAGAATTTTGTATTGCTGGAAAAAAAGTAAAAGAATTTATGAATAAGATTGTAGATGAACTGAGAAAGGAAAAAGGTAGAGAACCGACACCAACAGAACTCCTAGAAAAGATTATAAGCCTTTATGAGAGAAAGGGATAA
- a CDS encoding HEPN domain-containing protein, translating to MSFLRDNARQFLEQAKFSMERGFYNLVLFNVEQSIQLNLKFLLYSLTGDFPKTHKISELFKYVINILDNSCNLSNFYEENKDFISIIEFSYISSRYLPQTFSKDDAEKSLRIGEEFSKMIENCLKTMQKS from the coding sequence ATGAGCTTTCTGAGAGATAACGCTAGACAATTTCTTGAGCAAGCCAAGTTCTCGATGGAGAGAGGTTTTTATAATCTAGTCTTGTTTAATGTTGAACAGAGTATTCAACTGAATCTAAAATTTCTCCTCTATTCTCTTACTGGAGATTTTCCTAAAACTCACAAGATTTCAGAACTTTTTAAATATGTAATAAATATTCTGGATAACTCTTGTAATTTAAGTAATTTTTATGAGGAGAATAAGGATTTCATTTCTATTATAGAATTCTCATATATTTCTAGCAGATATTTACCACAAACCTTTTCTAAGGATGACGCTGAAAAATCTTTAAGAATAGGAGAGGAATTTAGTAAAATGATAGAAAATTGTCTAAAGACTATGCAGAAATCCTAA